The nucleotide sequence AATGGAAGTGTTGTTCTTGAGGGCTATATAGTCGCCATCGAAAGGCAGGTATTTCTTGTAGGAAATTTCTATCTGGCCTTCAAGTCGCGTTTGGGCCATTAATAAGATAGGACATAAGCTTAATAGTAATGATAATAGTCTTTTCATCTTTGCGGTAGTTTAATAAGTGGACTCACTCTGAATTATTTTTATACCTCCTCGTATCTTTCCGTACCCATATTTCCATGCCTTGTAGCATGGCATAGATGGCTTTTATGAGCCTTATCTTTTCTTGCAGGTGGGTGTTTCCCAATAAGGGAAAGGTCCGATGTTGGTTGACATATATTTGCTGTAGAAAATCCAATCGTTCTTTAATCCGTTTGATGGATTCCTCTAAAGGGATATGGTACTGCATTTCCTTTAGTAAGACCAGGTTATGGAAGTCACCATCTCGTTTTTCCTTTTCAAAGGAGGATAGGTCATTGGAGAAACAAATGATTTCCGTGATAGTCTGGTAGAGTGGTTCCAGTTTGGGATGATGGAAGACCTGTGGAGATTGTTTATTGGATTGAAGATAGCCCAGCAGTTCTATGGCTATGCCAGCCCCTGAGCAATGCTTCAACTGGTGGACATATTTGATAATGGTCGGTGGTTTATTTTTTTGGAGGTTCTTTGCCTCCCATAGACCTGCTTTAAGGAATTTCCTAATGAACTGGCTGAGCTGAATGCCCAAGCCAATTTTTCGAGCCCTGTCCCTGAACCACCCCCAGTGGATTTCCCAAAACAACTTGCCTATGGCATCATTATAATAAGCATGGATTCCCCTGTGGATATGGTCGTATTTTTTGATGAGCTCCTTCCAGAACTTTATTCTTGTTTGTCCTTTTAATTGATCGGCACGGTCATCAAGGCAAAACAGGACCAGGAACAATTTGGAAATCTGAAGCATTTCCTGTTTGTCTGCATTGGGAAATAGCCTCGCGGCAAATTTGTTCAGCTGCTGGTCATGGGTTTTCTTTCTTTCCTCATCATTTAGAAAAAAAATATGGGTTGCTGCCCATTCCCTGCAAAGTTGGTCTGCCACTTTAAAATGTGGATTGAGTTTTGAGCACTGCTCCTCCTCGTACAGCTTTTCCTGCTTCATGACAAAAAAGAATTATAATTACCTTTAATAAACGGTTGCCCCTGCTAGCACTTTGAAAAATGGAGCCGTCATCAGGGAAGTAAACTAAATGTTCATGTGCTATGGAAGCAAATTATCAGTGGATAAGAATGGTTATTTTGCTAAAATGCTGTCCTGTGATGGACTTCTGAAAATGGATGTGTGCTTAGGATTTTATATTTAACCTTTTTAATGTTCGATCGATAGTGGAGACGGAACATTTGAACTTAAAGGCCAAATCTTTCATGGTCAAATCATTTTTTTCCTCCCGGAAACATTTGTGCATTATTTCAAGCCCTTTTTCTACCGGAAGGTTGGTGAGGTGTGACCAGGTGGTGTAATCATCCAAAATATACCGGTTGATCGAGGTGGACAATGGGCTGATTTCCGGAAACTTATCCAATAGTTCTTTCTCTGCCAAGCAACTGAGCTCTAGGACCGTGCAGTAAGTGATGGCCTTAATGGCATAAGGGGAATGGCTCTGATTGAAATAACTCATCAGATCGCTGGCTATTTTTCCTTTCCTGAATACCGTAACCCGGTAATCCATGCCTTTGGGTGAAGGATATAACATGGCCAGTTTGCCCCTGTAAACATAGCGCGCATTTTTCTCCACCTCATCAAAGGGTTTTAGGATAGTACCCTTTGGATAGCTTTTTTTGACCAGGTAGGGGGCAATATGCTCATACACGGATAAATCCAATTGATGAAAACTATCAAACTCCTTTTTCAATTCTTCAGCGCTTAAAAATCTGTTCATTCTTACTTAATACATATGTACCCCCCAAGTGGGAGGTTAAAAAGATCATACCTTAATTGTCTGTAAACATAAGTAAATGAGCTTATTGTGTCAATGTTCTTTGTGATGAATGGTAGGTGTCACATGCTTTTTTTCGTTTTTCTATCCTGTGAAAGGTTTTTGATAAAAAGTACAAATGATTATTTGATTTATTTTATTTGTCGGTTTGGTGTTTATAGTTTCATCATAGGAATCACGCAAATGAGCTCATAACAATGGTGTCGAACGTCAAGAATAAATATGGATTATCAACAGGTATGGCCTACAGTTTGGCATTCCTATATACCTATACGGCCATCAGTAAATGGTACGATTGGCAAGCGACAGAACTGGCCTTGTATAACCAGGTATTCCCTGAGTGGCTGGGCACTATCCTGCTCTATTCCCTGCCCCCTGCAGAGCTGGCACTGGCCATCCTGCTGGTCGGAAAGAGGACGGTAGGCCCGGCCCTTTGGTTAAGCCTTGGACTGTTGACGGTATTTACCGGGTATATCTTCCTTGTATTGATAGGTGTTTTTAATAGGGTGCCCTGCAGTTGTGGCGGAGTACTCAGTGCCCTTGGATGGGAGGAACACCTGGTGTTTAATTTGACATTTATTGTTATCAACCTTATAGGGTTATATAATATTCGTCCGTTCAAGAAGCGCCAAGCCATTGTAGGAAATTAGTTGGCAATGGGATTAAGCTGTTGTATTCAAGTCAAGAAGGAGGCATTGCAAATGCCTATTATTTATGGGTACAAATTGCAAATCTGTACCAGCAAGGATAAAGCATTTATGGGAGATAAGTGTTCCATGGAAATAGTTACTGAGAACATCTCCTTGAGGTTGGAATTGAGATTTTCATAAACAAAAAGCAGAAAAAGATTTTGTACGGCCAGTGAAGGTACAAGGTACTTTCCTGGCACCGGTAGGGGAGAAAACCGGACGCTCCTCTCAAAAGATTGTCAAGCATAACAGAACGATCGAAGCGCCCGGATCCATTTGTAATAATTAAACCATAAAACTATGAAAAATAGTGTGTTAAATTTAGTAAAGGGCGGGGTTTTTCTCCTCGCCATGATAGCAGCTTTCGCTTTTACGACTCCGACCAATGTTCAGGAAGGGTTCGGGGCGGAGAGAAATGAGGATGGTGATATTGTGGCATGGCATGATGTCAGTCAATTAAGTTCTTCGGAATATGAATGTAATGCATCGGAGTATGATTGCATTTATACAGAGGAAGATGAGAATTCAACGGCTCTTGAGCCAGGTACCTTTGAATTGACCAATCCTTAATGGATAGTAGGTAAGGGGCTGTCAAAGTTTTTGCAGCCCCTTTTTTTAATTGAGGATTTAATCCTGTCCAATTTTTTACCTTGATTTTTTTTCAATCCCCTAAGTTCCTTACCTTTCATTTTGTACTATTCCACTGACATTGATCTCATCAGGGGGGATGGGCAATACATACCGTTTTGACCCAGGCTCCAACTGGTAGGATTGACCATTTACTGTCCTTTCGATGGCTTTGGCAAATTCAGGTGCTTTGTTGAGACGTTTTAAATCCGCCCACCGGGTACCCCGACATAGGAGCTCTTTTTTTCTTTCTGTCAATAGGTTGGCCAAAAGGACATCACCCTCCCCGGTAATTCCTTCATAGGTGCCGGATAAAAAGCGGTGTTCCAATAGCCTGTCCATTGTTTCTTTTGCCCCATCGGAATCACCGATTCTGGCGAGGCATTCGGATTTGTTGAGAAACAGCTCATCAGTGGCAAGGCCGCAGAAATAGGTGACAGTTCCTGTGTAGGTTCCCTTGAAGTCCATTCCGAAACTGTTTTCCTGGAAAAAGGCCAGTTTTCTAAGATCATTTTCCTCATAACTCCCATAGATTTCAGGGCTGACAACTGTATTGCTGTTACGGATAAACCCATGACTGATCATTTCACTATGAAAAATAACCTCGTTGTTAAATTGCTCAAAAGGATAGGTGGCTTCAAGATCAAGATCATTGAAATCCAATAGGTCATCTTCAATGGATAGGGCTGTTTCCGCATAATTAAGGGCATTGGGATAATCTCCCATGGACAGGTACACTCGTGAGAGCAGGGCATGGGCAGCCCATTGGCTGGGCCTGCTTTTGTAATCGGGCATCTGCGGTAATAGGGTTACAGATTCCTTTAGGTCTTCTATGACCTTTTCATAGGAATCTGCCAAACTGGCCCTAGGTGCATCTTGGTTTATATCTGGACTTAAGCGTAATGGAATGCCCAAAGCCCCATCGTTTTGGCCGGGGACATAGGCAGGTGAAAATAGGCTGAGCAGGTTATAAAAGGCATTGGCACGGTAAAACAGGGCCCTTCCCCTTACCTGGTCATGGCCTTCGGGATCATCCTCCCTGGAAAGAGCTTTCAGACCGTCCAATACCACATTGGCATAGAAGACCTGCTGGTAGAACACGGTCCATTCAAAACCGTAATTTTCGAATATACTTTGGTTCCATAGGTAAGTGTTCTGCTCTACAGTTGAATAGGAACCAAAACCGTTGTCATTGGTGAGCAGTTCGTCACCGCTCAACAGGCTAAGTCCCGGGCCATCATTCATACCTCTTCTTGAAGCATCCAGAAGTTTCTGAAGGTCCTCCAGGCTTTCTGGGACCACAATGCTTTTTTCGGGTTTTTCATCTAGAAAGCCCTCACAAGAGCTTAACAAGTGCACGATGCTGATGATCATGATGGTGAGTATGGGTTTGAGTATATGTTTCATTTTTTTGTATTTAGTCGTTAGTATTGAGTCTCGAGATTGGTTTATGGTAGCGAGGTTGTATGGTCTCCGTCATTGCTTCTCCCGGTGAGCCGGGAGAAGCAATCTCGTATTTTCCCCTTCCTCCTGCCCTACAGGCTGGCTACTCGCTAAAAACAGTCACCGACTGTTTTCTTTACGCTTGTCCCTCCCCTAAATCCCCCTTGAGGGGGACTTCTTGATATCGTAACCAAAATCGGTTCTTCCCCCTTCAGGGGGAGGTTAGGTGGGGGGAAATTCTTTCTTATTTTCTCTTTTTTCCAACTTGCTACTGCCATCTAGCTACTTGATACTAAAGAAGAGTCCCGGTTTCCCGTCTGGAAACATTTCCCGCTATAATTAAGATGATGTATGATCACATATGAAGAAAGTACGCGGTAAGGGACTCGTTGATAGTAGCTAGATTTTAGTACATAGTAGCAAGACTTGTTCACGTGAGCGATATTATTTGGTCTCCTTTGTTTAGACATAATTTGTTAGATACAAGACGCTAGATGTTAGACTTGTTTACGGTAGCGAAATCAAACCTTTTCCGGCATTGCGAAGGAGGACGAAGGGAGGACTGTGGCAATCTCGTTTTTTTGGATATGAGACTGCTTCGCTACTGGACACTTCGACTAAGCTCAGTGACCAGTGACTCGCAGTGACGTTTTTCGAAGTCGAGACTGCCGCACCTCCTACGTCGGTTCGCAGTGACGTAAGAAAACAAGCAACGCCCACCTGTTGATGTGTAACCCGGTTTATAGTTTGATTTAAGTTTAACATTGATTGATTTGGTGGACGAAGCTGATTTTTCATAGCATTTAGTTTGTTAATATGTGTTTAGTGTGGGAGGCTGGAGACCTGTCTGCCTCCAGGCAGGCTCCCTGTATTAAGGTTCCAAGTCAACGCTTTGCTAAAGACTTGGAACAGCACAATATCATATCCGTCATTGCGAAGGAGGACGGAAGTACGACTGTGGCAATCTCGTTTGCCGAAGAGGAGATTGCCACGTCGCATGGCTCCTCGCAATGACGTTTTTTGAAGGTGAGATTGCTTCTCCCGACTACCATAGGGGGAGGAATAGCTGTTCTCGCCTCCGAACTCAAGTCTTTGCTCTTTATTCTTTTCTCTATAATTCTTATTTCTATCATCTTGCTACTTTTTACTTAAAGTAAGCCCCGCCCACCAAGATTCGCCTTTAATAATCAATCCGGTTTAACATAAATAAATAAATCGATGGACGGAGCTGTGTCTTTGATGTCTTAGAATTCTATTTTGACTCCCAAGGATATACTCTTCAATGGTTTCGTGGTTCTGTAATCAGGGTCCAGGGGATCGTCTTTGGCGGCTTTCCAGAGAATGCCCAGGTTATTGGCGTAGGTATATACCTCCATCCGACTGAAGGGCAGGCCTGGCATATTGTTTTTATCCATCATATAGGCCAAGCGGATATCCTGTAAGCGGATATGGTCGCCCCGTTCCACCAAGGCTTCCGAATGCCAATAGAAATAATCCCTATTACGGTTCTTACTGGATGGAAGTGCGGGAATGTCGGTGTGCAACTCGTCCCCGGGCCGCTGCCATCTTTGGGTAAAATCTCCATGTCCCTGTAGGCCAGAAAGGATATCATCATACTGTACCGAGCCCCGTTTGTAATAGTAGCCCATTCGGTAGCTGATATTGAAGGACAGGGAAAGTCCTTTATAGCCTAGCGTGTTCCTAAGAGCCCCGAATACACTTGGTCTGGAAGGACCGTGATAGGTAATGCTTTCGGGAGAGGCTTCGGCGAGGATGGCTGCATAATCCGTACTGGGTTCCCCGTCCAGATAGCCCCTTGCTACACCCGTAT is from Echinicola marina and encodes:
- a CDS encoding terpene synthase family protein, with the protein product MKQEKLYEEEQCSKLNPHFKVADQLCREWAATHIFFLNDEERKKTHDQQLNKFAARLFPNADKQEMLQISKLFLVLFCLDDRADQLKGQTRIKFWKELIKKYDHIHRGIHAYYNDAIGKLFWEIHWGWFRDRARKIGLGIQLSQFIRKFLKAGLWEAKNLQKNKPPTIIKYVHQLKHCSGAGIAIELLGYLQSNKQSPQVFHHPKLEPLYQTITEIICFSNDLSSFEKEKRDGDFHNLVLLKEMQYHIPLEESIKRIKERLDFLQQIYVNQHRTFPLLGNTHLQEKIRLIKAIYAMLQGMEIWVRKDTRRYKNNSE
- a CDS encoding Crp/Fnr family transcriptional regulator, which produces MNRFLSAEELKKEFDSFHQLDLSVYEHIAPYLVKKSYPKGTILKPFDEVEKNARYVYRGKLAMLYPSPKGMDYRVTVFRKGKIASDLMSYFNQSHSPYAIKAITYCTVLELSCLAEKELLDKFPEISPLSTSINRYILDDYTTWSHLTNLPVEKGLEIMHKCFREEKNDLTMKDLAFKFKCSVSTIDRTLKRLNIKS
- a CDS encoding MauE/DoxX family redox-associated membrane protein, which encodes MVSNVKNKYGLSTGMAYSLAFLYTYTAISKWYDWQATELALYNQVFPEWLGTILLYSLPPAELALAILLVGKRTVGPALWLSLGLLTVFTGYIFLVLIGVFNRVPCSCGGVLSALGWEEHLVFNLTFIVINLIGLYNIRPFKKRQAIVGN
- a CDS encoding RagB/SusD family nutrient uptake outer membrane protein; protein product: MKHILKPILTIMIISIVHLLSSCEGFLDEKPEKSIVVPESLEDLQKLLDASRRGMNDGPGLSLLSGDELLTNDNGFGSYSTVEQNTYLWNQSIFENYGFEWTVFYQQVFYANVVLDGLKALSREDDPEGHDQVRGRALFYRANAFYNLLSLFSPAYVPGQNDGALGIPLRLSPDINQDAPRASLADSYEKVIEDLKESVTLLPQMPDYKSRPSQWAAHALLSRVYLSMGDYPNALNYAETALSIEDDLLDFNDLDLEATYPFEQFNNEVIFHSEMISHGFIRNSNTVVSPEIYGSYEENDLRKLAFFQENSFGMDFKGTYTGTVTYFCGLATDELFLNKSECLARIGDSDGAKETMDRLLEHRFLSGTYEGITGEGDVLLANLLTERKKELLCRGTRWADLKRLNKAPEFAKAIERTVNGQSYQLEPGSKRYVLPIPPDEINVSGIVQNER